One stretch of Saccharopolyspora erythraea DNA includes these proteins:
- a CDS encoding sugar kinase, with product MTTSRVLTLGETMGLLTGGRIGSLAHVSEAHVGIGGAETNVAVSLSRLGVAVTWIGRVGDDSLGRRVVREVRGEGVDVRAQVDPEAPTGLMLKELTGPGTSRVYYYRAGSAGSRLAATDVPAGLVESVGLVHLTGITPLLSDSAREACLSVVRRARAAGVRVSVDVNYRSTLAPADVAAKVLGELVREADLVFGSPDELAYVVPGGVADDPSAIDELARALDPTGAREIVVKRGADGASAYAEGTVAHAPGHPVDVVDTVGAGDAFVAGYLSGDVQGWSVEEKLARANACGAVMCTTPGDWEAAPTPAEIEAFLGADGDPVQR from the coding sequence ATGACGACGTCTCGGGTTCTGACGCTGGGCGAGACGATGGGCCTGCTCACCGGCGGGCGCATCGGCTCGCTCGCGCACGTGTCCGAAGCGCATGTGGGGATCGGTGGCGCGGAGACGAACGTCGCCGTCAGCCTGAGCAGGCTCGGAGTTGCGGTCACGTGGATCGGCCGGGTCGGAGACGACTCGCTGGGTAGGCGGGTCGTGCGGGAGGTCCGCGGCGAGGGAGTCGACGTGCGGGCGCAGGTCGACCCCGAGGCGCCGACCGGCCTCATGCTCAAGGAGCTCACGGGGCCGGGGACGTCGCGGGTGTACTACTACCGTGCGGGTTCCGCCGGTTCGCGGCTGGCAGCCACCGACGTGCCCGCGGGTCTCGTCGAGAGCGTCGGGCTCGTGCACCTCACCGGTATCACTCCGTTGCTGTCGGACTCCGCGCGCGAGGCGTGTCTTTCCGTCGTGCGGCGGGCGCGGGCCGCCGGGGTCCGCGTGAGCGTCGACGTGAACTACCGGTCGACGCTCGCTCCTGCCGACGTCGCCGCGAAGGTGCTGGGCGAGCTCGTCAGGGAGGCCGACCTCGTGTTCGGCTCCCCGGACGAGCTGGCGTACGTGGTTCCCGGTGGCGTGGCGGATGATCCTTCGGCGATCGACGAGCTGGCCCGCGCCCTCGACCCCACGGGCGCGCGCGAGATCGTCGTCAAGCGGGGCGCCGACGGTGCGTCGGCCTACGCCGAGGGCACCGTGGCCCACGCTCCCGGCCATCCCGTCGATGTCGTCGACACGGTGGGTGCGGGGGATGCGTTCGTGGCCGGCTACCTCAGTGGCGACGTGCAAGGCTGGAGCGTCGAGGAGAAACTCGCCCGGGCGAACGCCTGTGGCGCCGTGATGTGCACGACCCCCGGCGACTGGGAGGCCGCCCCGACCCCCGCCGAGATCGAGGCATTCCTGGGCGCCGACGGCGACCCGGTCCAGCGCTGA
- a CDS encoding MFS transporter translates to MVDTATTTAARATASRARVVIAVLLFGTVVINYLDRSNLSIALPAIAEELELSKAQQGLLLSAFGWTYAAMQIPGGWLVDRIRPRVLYPLCLVLWSLATLFMGMVGGFVALIVLRLMVGACEAPAYPINSRVATVWFPERERATAIGFYTSGQFIGLALLTPVLSWLQAAVSWHWVFILTGLVGIVWGVVWYLGYREPRESRANAAEVELIRSGGGLVDLVDEQPKRARITRGDLATVLGRRKLWGIYLGQFCLTSTLWFFLTWFPTYLVDYRGMDYIKSGFLAALPFVAALVGVLASGLVSDFLLRRGTSLGMARKAPIIIGLLLSTLMVGASFTDSTAMVIAFLSVAFFGNGLASITWSLVSALAPERLLGLTGGTFNFIGNLSSIATPIVIGFLVTEDSFTPAFGYMTVVTLLGILSYVLLVGRVERVSER, encoded by the coding sequence ATGGTCGACACCGCCACCACCACGGCAGCACGAGCCACCGCCTCCCGCGCCCGCGTGGTCATCGCGGTGCTGCTGTTCGGCACCGTCGTGATCAACTACCTCGACCGCTCGAACCTCTCGATCGCGCTTCCGGCCATCGCCGAGGAGCTGGAGCTTTCCAAGGCCCAGCAGGGATTGCTGCTCTCGGCGTTCGGCTGGACCTACGCGGCGATGCAGATCCCCGGCGGATGGCTGGTGGACCGGATCCGGCCGCGCGTGCTCTACCCGCTGTGCCTGGTGCTGTGGTCGCTGGCGACGCTGTTCATGGGCATGGTCGGCGGGTTCGTCGCGCTGATCGTGCTGCGGCTGATGGTCGGCGCGTGCGAGGCGCCCGCGTACCCCATCAACAGCAGGGTCGCCACGGTGTGGTTCCCCGAGCGGGAACGCGCCACCGCCATCGGCTTCTACACCTCCGGGCAGTTCATCGGCCTGGCGCTGCTGACCCCGGTGCTGTCCTGGCTGCAGGCGGCGGTGTCGTGGCACTGGGTCTTCATCCTCACCGGCCTGGTCGGCATCGTCTGGGGCGTGGTCTGGTACCTCGGCTACCGGGAACCGCGCGAGTCGCGGGCCAACGCCGCCGAGGTCGAGCTGATCCGCTCCGGCGGCGGCCTGGTCGACCTGGTCGACGAGCAGCCGAAGCGGGCCCGGATCACCCGCGGCGACCTGGCCACGGTGCTCGGGCGGCGCAAGCTGTGGGGCATCTACCTCGGCCAGTTCTGCCTGACCTCGACGCTGTGGTTCTTCCTCACCTGGTTCCCGACCTACCTGGTGGACTACCGCGGCATGGACTACATCAAGTCCGGGTTCCTGGCCGCGCTGCCGTTCGTCGCAGCGCTGGTCGGCGTGCTGGCATCCGGCCTGGTCTCGGACTTCCTGCTGCGCCGTGGCACCTCGCTCGGAATGGCGCGCAAGGCACCGATCATCATCGGGCTGCTGCTGAGCACCCTGATGGTGGGCGCGAGCTTCACCGACTCCACCGCAATGGTGATCGCGTTCCTGTCGGTGGCGTTCTTCGGCAACGGACTCGCCTCGATCACCTGGTCGCTGGTCTCGGCACTGGCGCCGGAACGGCTGCTCGGGCTCACCGGCGGGACGTTCAACTTCATCGGCAACCTGTCGTCGATCGCGACGCCGATCGTGATCGGCTTCCTGGTCACCGAGGACAGCTTCACCCCGGCCTTCGGCTACATGACCGTGGTGACCCTGCTCGGAATCCTGTCCTACGTCCTGCTGGTCGGCCGGGTGGAACGGGTCTCCGAGCGCTGA